The stretch of DNA CCTTGCGCCGGGGAAGTGCCGCGCAGCTTCTTCGGCGACGCGCTCCACGCCGGGGCCGACGGGGGTCAGGCTATCGTCGGTTTTGCAATCGGGACAGGCCTTGGGCATGGGCATGGAAAAGCCCGTCATATGACAGCGCGCCCGCCCCGTGGCGCGGTGCTCCACGAGCCAGCTATCCGTATCGGGGGATTTTAGGCGCTCCCCACAGGCACGGCATATAATCAGCGGCGCATAGCCCCGACGGTTCAGATAGAGCATCGCTTGGTCGCCCGACGCAAGCACAGTATTGGTTGCCTCTATCAAAGGGGCGGAAATGAAATCGCCTTTCTCTGGCGGGAAATCTTTCAAATCAACCAAATCAATATCGGGCAATGTCACCGCACCAGGCCGTTCAGGCAGCACAATATGAGCGTAACGCCCCGTGCGGGCGTTTACCAAGCTCTCGAGCGAGGGCGTCGCGGAGGCCAACACAACGGCGTGAGCTGCGATAGAGCCGCGCACCACCGCCATATCGCGCGCATTATAGATGACGCCTTCTTCTTGCTTATAGCTGGTGTCATGTTCTTCATCGACCACGACGAGCGACAGATTATCAAAGGGCAAATAAAGCGCCGAGCGCGCGCCAACGACAAGCTTTGCACGGCCTTGGGCGACCTCCCGCCATGTTCGGCGTCTTTGCGCATCACCCAGCGCGCTATGCCACGGCGCGGGTTCCACGCCAAAGCGCGCTTTAAACCGCGAGAGCGAGGCCTGTGTCAAAGCAATTTCAGGCACGAGGACAAGCACTTGCCCGCCGCGTTTTATCGCCTCTGCGACGCCCTCAAAATAGACCTCTGTTTTGCCAGCCCCTGTCACTCCGTCGAGCAAGCTGACCGAGAACCCACCCCGTATGATTTGGGCGCGAAGCTCCTCGCCCGCCGCCATTTGCTCATCTGTCAGCGCGATGCCGCCATTCGCGGCGCTGCCGTAATCAGGGTCGGGCGTATCAAACGGCGCATCAACAGGCAACGTCTCAACAACCAAGCCACCAGCATTGGCCATGCCGCGCACCACACCTGCGCTGACGCCCGCGCGATCTGCAATTTCAGAGGCGCGGGCGGGAAAGGGCCCGCCCTTATCCAGCACCAATTGACGCGCGGGGGTGAGCTTAAACGCGGCCCCGCTTGGCGTGTAATGGGCAACCATCTCTGACGGGTCCATGGCTTTGATAGAGCGCATCACCATACGCAGAACCAGGCCCGGCGAGACGCAGTTGTAATCTGCCGTCCAGCTAATAAATTTTAACATAGAAGCTGACAGGGCTTTGGTCTGTTTGACCTGCGCGATGTCTTTGAGGACGCGGTCACCCGCGTGAGTTTTCAAGGCCGTCACAACGCCGAGCTTCATTTGCTTGCCAATGGGGGCGAAGACAAATTGCCCCGGCGCGACCGACATCTCTGGCGGGACGGCGTAATCAAAGGCTTCGGGCACATTGACCGGGAAAAGGATTTGAGCGATTTGCGCGGGCATAGGACTATGCTAACAGACACATACGATTCTTGCCCCCCGTTTTGGAGCCTCCCATGAAGTTTTTTGTTGATAGTGCCGATCTTGACCAAATCGCGATGTTAAATGATGTCGGTCTAGTCGACGGCGTCACCACAAACCCGTCCATCATTGCCAAATCAGGCCGTGATTTTAAAACCGTCATCAAGGACATTTGCAAGCTTGTTGACGGCCCCGTCAGCGCCGAAGTTGTCTCGATGAAAAAAGACGAGATGCTAAATGAGGCCCGTATCCTGCGCAAAATCGCGGATAATGTTTGCGTGAAATTGCCGCTGACGATGGACGGACTGGCGGCGTGCAAAGTTCTGTCCGCGGAAGGAACACAGACCAATGTAACCTTGTGCTTTTCTGCCAACCAAGCGCTACTCGCGGCGAAATGCGGGGCGAGCTTTATTTCGCCCTTTATTGGACGTTTGGATGATATCAGTCTCGACGGGCTGGAGTTGATCGAAGACATCCGCACGATTTATGACAATTACGGATATGAGACTGAAATCCTTGCCGCCTCTATCCGCTCTGTTGGGCATATCAAAGACTGCGCGCTTATTGGGGCTGACGTTATCACCTCCCCGCCGGACGTTATTCGCAAACTAGCTGACCACCCGCTAACGGATAAAGGCCTCGCCGCCTTTATGGCCGATTGGGAAAAGACGGGACAATCTATCTAAGCTAAAACATGTCAAAAGCCCTCGTAAACACGGGGGCTTTAATCATTTGTTAGGCATAATCACCGACCCTGTCTTTGATAATTTATATCCGGGGCTGGAGATATTATGCGCCATTTTTTGACACCATCAATTATTGCTGTGACCCTTATGATAACGGGCTGCGCGAGCGTGTCCGAGAGCATCCCGACGGTGAAAGTCGTACGCAAAAAACCGCAAACTGTCGCCACAGTCATGAGCCAATATCAGCAAGCCTTCCCGACCGTGCAGCGCGCCGAAGCGCCCATGGTCTGCGACAATGATAATATGCGCGCGCGTGCGGCGGATAATAACGCCAAGAACGATACGGCCCGTGTTCTTATCCTTGAAGATAATGATCGGTCGAACACTGTGCTCGCCGACGTGACGGTAAACTGCAAAGATTATTTTGAAAATCGCGGTCAATGGGCTGGCTACGCACAAAGCCAGCCGCAAGCTCCCGTCTTCGGTGCGCCCATGACACCTCAGACCGTAAGCACAACACCCACCCAAGCGCAGATTGATACAATCCAAGCACCGCAAGTCGTGCGTCCGCAAACTATCAAAGCTTCGACGGTGACGAATATCGCCACAAACCAGCGTATGTACCGCATCCGCACGGGCGATAACCTTTACCGTATCGCGCGCAATAATTGTACCGACGCCGAAACACTGGCGCAGATGAATAATATCTATGATGCGTCCCGTATCTCCCCCGGCCAGATGATACGGCTGCCAAAGGGCTGTAAATAGGGTTTAGCTCCCGACTCTCGGTCACACTCGCGTAAATTTGGCTAAATATATAAGCCTCACGACATGGATTCCGGGTGCCCTGATGGGTCACGACGGAATGACGAGAGCTTAGAGAGCGCAGCCAATTAAACATGTCATTCCAACGTGAGCAACGCTCACCCGGACTCTGTGTCGTGACCTTCAGTCACGCGGGAATTCCAATCTTACAAGGTAATTCTACGGCATAGACCCTCGGGTCGAGCCCAAGGGTGACGAACCCTTATAGTGACGTGTTGCAACTCTTATTTTGCTTTAATGGTCGCCACATATGCTGTCATCCCAAACAAAAAGGCAGCGTTCCCGCTGCCTCTTCATGCGCCCTCCCCCTCAGTATTTTACGAGGCTAGCTGCCAGTGTTTTTAACAGCCTTTAAGATACGCACGTTTTTATCAGATGCATTAGACGCGGGCTTCACAGCGGGTGCAGGCTCTTTTTTCTCTGCGCGGTAGCTCTCTGACGGCATGATGCTTTGGCCTGTGCTGACACCCCCAATAGAGGCGTAGCGTTCCAGCTTTTGCTTTTGCACTTGGTTGATTTTACGCAGCGTATCTAAATCTTCTAGCGCCGTTGTGAACTTCGCGTTCAGATTTTCGAACTCAACTTTTGACCGCGCAAGGGCTCGAACGTTGCGCTCAACTTCCTCTGACTTTTCACGTAGCCGGGTCTCGGCGCGCTCATTACGTGTGCGCTCGCTATCCAGTGTTGTGCGTAGCGACAGAATTTCTTCGTCCAAATGACCGGACATATTTTCCTTGATACGGACTTGCGTATTAAGCTGCTCGATGCGGGATTTCAGCGCGTAGCTTTCGTCATCACGACGCTTTAGGCTTTCTTCAAACAACGACTTCTGCGTTTTCAAGTCATATTTGGCATTATCGAGCGCACCCGATGTCTCAAAATATTTTGTCTTCAGCTCGTTATGATCCAGGCGAAGGTTCTTAAGCTCGACCATCAATTGATCATTGTGCTTGTTTTTCTCGTCAACTTTAGCAGCGAGTTCCTCTAAGCTTTTTTGCAATTCCATCACGCGGCGGTTTTGCTTGGATAGCTCTGCAGATTGCTCGCTGACGTCATCGGCCAAGTTTTGGTTGGTCATTGTCAGTGTCGAGATACGCTCGTCACGATCTGCGATATTTGTGTTTAAGTTTTCAAGCTCACGCATTTGCTTTTGTAGCTTTTCACGATCAGATTTTTCACGGTCAGCACGGGCAGAAATTTCGGTTTTGGCCACTTCCAACTCTTGACGGACTTCGGCGTGTTGGCGCTCCAGATTAATCAGCTTGTTTTCTTGCTCTGACGCCCAGCTGGATTTCTGGTCAAATTTAGTTTGTAGAACTTTAAGGTCACTTTCGAGCTTGATAGACTGCGCTTCAAAACGCTGTAGCTGGCGGAGGCTAGCATCCATTTTGGCAATTGTCTTACCCAGCGTTACCATGCGCTTTGCGGCAATATTTTGCTGATCTGCATTGGCTTTCATCTCTGCCGTCATTTGCTCGACATAGTCATTAGCCTGTTTGACATCATCGGAATTGGCGGTCTGCGCCGATACGGATGTTGTTGTCGCCTGATACAAGGGGCGCTCGTCACGGCTTTGCGGAACGGCGGGTTTTTCTGTCGTTGATTTCACGGATTTGCCTCGGTTAAAAAATGACATTGTCGTCCCCACTTCTTTAGAAAATCGGCGCTCACCCAGCTGTGCAGTGCTCGAATCAATTAAGTTAACGATACATAAATGCAGGATTCGGACAAGCGAGCATAGAGACCCCATAGGTCGCAACGCCAATGATACGGTCTATTTCGTTCCGTATCCGATTTGAATTTCACTGTTCGAGGAAAACTCTACGGCCTAACGGATAAAGGCTGGATCGACGCTGCGGGCCTTAATCTTGGCCCGTTTATCAATCAGAGTATAAAGACCGATACCGATCATTGTAATGGCTGTGCCGAGCGCGTCCACCCAGCCAAATGGCTCGCTGAGGATGAATACTGCGCCAGCAATGGTCGCGGCCGGGCCAATCATGGCCAGGATAGCGACCGCTTGCGGCCCGACGCGGCCGACCGCTGTCGCAATCATGAAAGACGGCAGAATTGTGGAGAACAGTGCAATCGCGGCCCCAATTACGTAAAGCCGCGGCGGTAGATCAAGGGCGATGCGTGCCCCGTCTATACCGCCGTGCAGCGTGATAAAATGCAGTCCCGTGACAGTTGCCGCCGCAGTCATGGCGATGCATGTGAACAGCTTTGCCCCGACTTGATCGATAAGGCCTTTGGACAAAAGTTGATAAAGCGCGAAAAGTACTGCCGAGCTCATAACCAGCGCACTGCCCAGCGGTACGTTACTGCCCACCGCGATATTTCCAACCGCGAAAATCAGCGCAATACCACTATAGGCGATGATCACGGCTGCAGCCCCCCATTTGGTAATACGCCCGCCAAAAAACAGTGCGCCGAAAATCACGACAAAGACGGGATAAGTAAACAGAATAAGCCGTTCCAACTGCGCCGTAATATATTGCAGGCCAGAGAAATCGAGCAGCGTACAAACATAATAACACAGCACACCGAGCCCTGCGACCTTGGCCATCGTTTTTGCAGCTACATGATGTCCCCTAGCGCGGTTCTTTCGCGTGACCATCCACCAAATTATCAAATAAACAGGCATCGAAAACCCAAGACGTAAAACCATCAGCGTGAGCGGGTCAATCGCAACCTCGCCCATGGCGGCGGCGTCCGCGTCGAGCGGGATAAAGGCAAGCTTGGCCAGCACAGCTTTGAAAGAAAACAGCACCGCCCCACCAATAGCGAGCAAATAGCCGAGGCCGTCATGACTGACTTTAAAACGGTCAGGATTTGGCGGGCTCATCCTGTTGATGTCTTTTTGCGGGATGTTTTTTTACGGCGGGCTCTGAAAAACGCCTTTAACATCGCTGCGCTTTCGCCTTCCATAACGCCGCGTGTCACCTCGGGTTTATGATGGCATGTTGGGCTTTGGAAGAATTGCACACCGCTATCCACCGCGCC from Fretibacter rubidus encodes:
- a CDS encoding primosomal protein N', whose protein sequence is MPAQIAQILFPVNVPEAFDYAVPPEMSVAPGQFVFAPIGKQMKLGVVTALKTHAGDRVLKDIAQVKQTKALSASMLKFISWTADYNCVSPGLVLRMVMRSIKAMDPSEMVAHYTPSGAAFKLTPARQLVLDKGGPFPARASEIADRAGVSAGVVRGMANAGGLVVETLPVDAPFDTPDPDYGSAANGGIALTDEQMAAGEELRAQIIRGGFSVSLLDGVTGAGKTEVYFEGVAEAIKRGGQVLVLVPEIALTQASLSRFKARFGVEPAPWHSALGDAQRRRTWREVAQGRAKLVVGARSALYLPFDNLSLVVVDEEHDTSYKQEEGVIYNARDMAVVRGSIAAHAVVLASATPSLESLVNARTGRYAHIVLPERPGAVTLPDIDLVDLKDFPPEKGDFISAPLIEATNTVLASGDQAMLYLNRRGYAPLIICRACGERLKSPDTDSWLVEHRATGRARCHMTGFSMPMPKACPDCKTDDSLTPVGPGVERVAEEAARHFPGARIEIFSSDTAGNPAEIAARMKRMESGEIDILIGTQMVVKGHNFPHLTFVGVVDGDLGLAGGDPRAGERTYQTLVQVAGRAGRADKPGTALIQTHQPDHEALSALAAGDRERFISAELASREMLGLPPYGKLAGVIISGPDVKKTEALAKKFVSLAPRADGIDILGPSEPPIGRLRGLYRRRILVQAEASVNLSKYMRVWRKKLRVPAKYKLHIDIDPQGFM
- a CDS encoding DMT family transporter — its product is MSPPNPDRFKVSHDGLGYLLAIGGAVLFSFKAVLAKLAFIPLDADAAAMGEVAIDPLTLMVLRLGFSMPVYLIIWWMVTRKNRARGHHVAAKTMAKVAGLGVLCYYVCTLLDFSGLQYITAQLERLILFTYPVFVVIFGALFFGGRITKWGAAAVIIAYSGIALIFAVGNIAVGSNVPLGSALVMSSAVLFALYQLLSKGLIDQVGAKLFTCIAMTAAATVTGLHFITLHGGIDGARIALDLPPRLYVIGAAIALFSTILPSFMIATAVGRVGPQAVAILAMIGPAATIAGAVFILSEPFGWVDALGTAITMIGIGLYTLIDKRAKIKARSVDPAFIR
- the fsa gene encoding fructose-6-phosphate aldolase gives rise to the protein MKFFVDSADLDQIAMLNDVGLVDGVTTNPSIIAKSGRDFKTVIKDICKLVDGPVSAEVVSMKKDEMLNEARILRKIADNVCVKLPLTMDGLAACKVLSAEGTQTNVTLCFSANQALLAAKCGASFISPFIGRLDDISLDGLELIEDIRTIYDNYGYETEILAASIRSVGHIKDCALIGADVITSPPDVIRKLADHPLTDKGLAAFMADWEKTGQSI
- a CDS encoding LysM peptidoglycan-binding domain-containing protein, yielding MRHFLTPSIIAVTLMITGCASVSESIPTVKVVRKKPQTVATVMSQYQQAFPTVQRAEAPMVCDNDNMRARAADNNAKNDTARVLILEDNDRSNTVLADVTVNCKDYFENRGQWAGYAQSQPQAPVFGAPMTPQTVSTTPTQAQIDTIQAPQVVRPQTIKASTVTNIATNQRMYRIRTGDNLYRIARNNCTDAETLAQMNNIYDASRISPGQMIRLPKGCK